One window of the Eucalyptus grandis isolate ANBG69807.140 chromosome 6, ASM1654582v1, whole genome shotgun sequence genome contains the following:
- the LOC120286204 gene encoding snakin-2-like isoform X1: MSLSKVLACLLLSLLVFHLLVEAADATQEVSTDSVESSAAKKIDCRAACAARCRLASRQKMCKRACGTCCARCNCVPPGTSGNEDVCPCYATMTTHGGRHKCP, encoded by the exons ATGTCTCTGTCCAAGGTTTTGGCTTGTTTGCTCCTTTCCCTCCTCGTTTTCCATCTGCTGGTTGAAGCAGCTGATGCTACG CAGGAGGTGAGCACAGATTCAGTAGAGAGTTCTGCCGCCAAAAAgatag ATTGCAGAGCGGCATGCGCCGCTAGGTGCCGGTTGGCATCAAGGCAGAAGATGTGCAAGAGGGCATGCGGAACCTGTTGTGCCCGTTGCAATTGTGTGCCGCCCGGGACCTCCGGTAACGAGGACGTGTGCCCTTGCTACGCCACCATGACCACTCATGGAGGCAGACACAAGTGCCCTTGA
- the LOC120286204 gene encoding snakin-2-like isoform X2 encodes MSLSKVLACLLLSLLVFHLLVEAADATEVSTDSVESSAAKKIDCRAACAARCRLASRQKMCKRACGTCCARCNCVPPGTSGNEDVCPCYATMTTHGGRHKCP; translated from the exons ATGTCTCTGTCCAAGGTTTTGGCTTGTTTGCTCCTTTCCCTCCTCGTTTTCCATCTGCTGGTTGAAGCAGCTGATGCTACG GAGGTGAGCACAGATTCAGTAGAGAGTTCTGCCGCCAAAAAgatag ATTGCAGAGCGGCATGCGCCGCTAGGTGCCGGTTGGCATCAAGGCAGAAGATGTGCAAGAGGGCATGCGGAACCTGTTGTGCCCGTTGCAATTGTGTGCCGCCCGGGACCTCCGGTAACGAGGACGTGTGCCCTTGCTACGCCACCATGACCACTCATGGAGGCAGACACAAGTGCCCTTGA